CGATCGCGACCGTCCCATAAGCCGCTAAATTAGGGCAGGAATTGTCCAGAAATTCTTAGGGATGTAACGTTGCCCCTACAAAACGGGATAGAATCGTAAAAGAATTCAATTCATAACGTCTGCGGCGTGGCGACGTACAGACGTTGAAAGGATCCCTGCGGGGGGACAACGAATGGCGGCTGAAAACGTCCTGTTTCGCTTCCCCACGTCAGGGCCGTCACGGGGGTAACCCCTGACTCCTAGCGTTGTATGCACTGCATCAACGGTGGGCCCACGCCACACGTCGAGTTATGCAAAGCGTTTCATACGAGATACCTATGAGATTGATTGCGTTGATGTCTAGAAGTTTGAGCGTGATGGTTTGCACCCTCGCGTTGGTTGCTACCACATTCCTGATGATGGCAGCACCTGCGTCTGCAGAAACCTTCACCGTTAAAATGGGCGCTGACAATGGAATGTTGGCGTTTGAACCCGCAAACCTCACCGTTAAGGCTGGGGACACTGTGAAATGGGTCAACAACAAGCTACCTCCCCACAACGTCATGTTTGAGGGCGATGGAGCCAAGTATTCCCATGACCAGTTGATGTTCTCTCCGGGTGAAGAATACGCGGTGACCTTTGATGAAGCCGGTCAGTTCAGCTACTACTGTGCGCCTCACCGGGGTGCTGGTATGGTTGGAAAAATCACGGTTGAATAAGGTTTAGATTGAGGAGCGATCGCTTCTGTCTAACCGAAGATGGGCGATCGCACCCCTAACACTTGAATAGATGAAGCATCCCCTGCGGTTAAAGCCCCTGTTGTTTTAACATCAGGGGATGTTTTTTGGCAGCAGTTTGTAGAATCAAGGTTGATGGAGGGGGAACGGTGTTTCCCTGCGGAACGCTGTAGGTTCTGAAGCTTCACCCCGCCCCAATATCGCACCAGAACGCCCCAACAGGTTCATTCAACAAGACGGAGGACATCATGGCCCATGCACGGTTTCATCTTGCCTTTCCCGTGGCCAACGTGGCCGATACCAAAACGTTTTATGCTGACGGCCTCGGCTGCCAGGTGGGTCGCGAGACCGCTCAATCGGTGATTCTTAACCTCATGGGGCATCAACTGGTGGCCCATGTCACCGAGGAGCCGATCCAGCCCCAGCGCGGCATTTATCCTCGCCATTTTGGTCTGGTATTTGATGCCGAAGCAGATTGGGAAGCGCTGCTAGAGCGATCGCAACGGGCAGGACTCACTTTCTACCAAGCTCCCAAGCGGCGCTTCCCTGGCTCCCTGCTCGACCATCGCACCTTTTTCCTGATCGATCCGTTTCAGAACCTGCTGGAATTTAAATACTATTGCCATCCAGAAGCCATCTTCGGCGCGGCGGAGTTGGCAGAAATTGGCGATCGCTAGACCGATCCTCAAGCAACCTCCCAGTACCAGTAGCGTGTGTTAGGCGCAGCCGTAACGCACTGTTCCGCAGAGCTTTAATGCGTTACGAGGCTGGGAGTGAAGGGAAACTCAGTACTAGTTAGATGCCGTTGGGTTACGCTGGCGCTAACCCAATCTACGAGAGAATCGAATTGCAGGAGTTTTGTCCATCCATTCGTAACCAGTCTCCCAAATCCTGTTAGTGAGGCCATCTAGGTAATCGGACAGGACAGCGCCGTTTCTACCAGGTTGATACAGCGAGGATCGGAGACCATCCAG
Above is a genomic segment from Candidatus Obscuribacterales bacterium containing:
- the petE gene encoding plastocyanin, with translation MRLIALMSRSLSVMVCTLALVATTFLMMAAPASAETFTVKMGADNGMLAFEPANLTVKAGDTVKWVNNKLPPHNVMFEGDGAKYSHDQLMFSPGEEYAVTFDEAGQFSYYCAPHRGAGMVGKITVE
- a CDS encoding VOC family protein, which codes for MAHARFHLAFPVANVADTKTFYADGLGCQVGRETAQSVILNLMGHQLVAHVTEEPIQPQRGIYPRHFGLVFDAEADWEALLERSQRAGLTFYQAPKRRFPGSLLDHRTFFLIDPFQNLLEFKYYCHPEAIFGAAELAEIGDR